The genomic DNA GGCCTTTTAGAAATTGATGTACGTAATAACACTAACATACGCGAtatataaaaggccaaaggactatttcccatctaattTTAGGTGCGTTCTCAAAGTCACACCTGcagggtttaaaaaataaaaagtcttACCTatctttttaaaatcttaattaatgtTAGAGGTAAAAccgtcatttaataaaaaaattaaaaaactaaagttttattcgTTTGCCCCCCTCAATTTGAAAAACTCATATTCCCCCCacctgaagtttaaaaaatcaatagtCGTCTCTGATTATGTTGGCTTTTCCTCCCGACTTAAATTTCCTTGTCAATCACATTGCAATTATCAACGAAACTTATTTCCTCCAACGAAGACAAAGACAACCATCAAAGGTCTCAGAAGAAGATGACGTGGTTGTCTGAGCTCTCCAACGATTGTTTTTGTCAGAGAAAATAGGTTTTGCCTATAATTGAGATGTAATTGATAGGAAGACTTAAGCCGAGAGAGCTAATGCAGTTGAAGAAGGTGAAATTCATAGTCGCAATGATGATTTACAAACTTTAgagaagaaatattaattttataaattttggatGAGGAGAATTATTAGAGTTTTAAATTGAGAgagataaaagtaataaaattttaattttttaaattttttattaaataataattttacttttacctttaactaaaattttaaataaattaatagaatttttaacttttcaaatctCATCCGTGTGAATTTAGAAACACGCTCAAACTTTGGGTCCTTTGGCCGGTATAAAAATACACATAAAAACGCAACGATCCTTACATCCACATAAAAAACAGTTAACCAAACTCTGACTCTGACATCGTTAATCGCAAAACTACTTCAAACCAATAGAAATATCGTCTTTCCTCTTGATGATCCGTGTCTACACTCTAAACTCACATCGTAACCGTCCAATCACGTTCAGAAAACACAACTTACGCCTTTTCACGCCGTCCGATACCGAACAGAAATAGCACACGGATCTCTTATCCTGACCGTCCAAATTTTCCTTTCTTACCCATCTTCTCTTCTATATATAGTCTTAACCCTTCATTAAACTATTCTCTGTTGATACAGCTAGAAAGACAAAGGTTTAGAAGATTCGAGGTACGTGGTCTTGTATTTGAAGATTCGATAGTTGGATATTTTTTGGGTCAAAGCTAGTTAGGGTTTTCGTTTGTCGATGTCGTTGAGTTGGATTTCGTGTGGGTTTTTCTGTTGAAGTCTTTGAATTTTCGAACTAGGGTTTCGAATTTTCGTTGTTTCTCATGAAATTAGGGGTTTTTCGTTTggatttgaatataatttgcTGTTGGTAGAAAACTATTTTTGGCTCAATTTCctgacaaatttaaaaaaataagttgaagTTTTGAGTATTGTACATGGAACGACTTGAATTCTTTCATTATGCTTTGAGACACCAAATTTAGTGTCTGGAAGTTCTAATTCAGTTGAAAATTCGTACCTTTTCAGTTTTAAGAAAAGCGAATGTTTATCTAAATCTTTGGGAACTTTGGGAATTTAACAGATGGCCCGTACTAAGCAAACTGCTCGTAAGTCAACTGGAGGAAAGGCTCCTAGGAAGCAACTCGCTACCAAGGTTAATAATGATTAATTTGGCGTCGTTTGATTTGTTTCAACACTGTGAATACTCATGCTATAATTTCTTCTGTTTTATTGCATATCAGGCTGCCCGTAAGTCTGCTCCAACGACCGGTGGAGTCAAGAAGCCTCACCGTTATCGCCCTGGAACTGTTGCTCTTCGGTATGTTAGCTGATTCTGTATTTGAATATCAGTGCAATTTCCTCGCTTTCCAAGGGTTGTGATATATTGTTTGTGTCACGTATACAGTGAAATTCGCAAGTATCAGAAGAGTACTGAGTTACTGATCAGGAAACTCCCTTTCCAGAGGCTAGTCCGTGAAATTGCCCAGGATTTCAAGGTTTGTATGTAGAATCGTCATTTACTAGTGGTTTCTGGGTtgattttcagattttttatttgtattcatgttttttttttttaaattcttttttgggtttttggtGGCAGACTGATCTGCGCTTCCAGAGCCACGCGGTTCTTGCCCTGCAGGAGGCAGCTGAGGCATACCTTGTGGGTCTGTTTGAGGACACTAACCTTTGCGCCATTCATGCCAAACGTGTTACCATTATGCCTAAGGATATCCAGCTGGCTAGGAGGATCCGTGGTGAGCGTGCTTAAGCATTGTGGCGGCCATGGGCGTGTTGGTGTTCTACTTTGTTGACTTATCTAAGAAGTCGGCCTAGGTGGCTAGGTTAGATAGATAGGCTTTCTGGTTGTAGTAGTTAATAGGCTTATGGATATGTGAACATTTTGGGTGGCTGGTGGTGTTTCTTTGTTTATTCGTTATATGGGGGGTTTGGATTTGTTCTATCACCGttcttttatgttgtttttggaTAATGTTACCATCTATTATTTGCATCATCAAATGTTAAGTCTACTTTACTAAGCTTGTCTTATTTTGAAGTTGTTTTAATTGAACTGTAcaattgatttttgttaaatgaataaaaaatgatattgatgTTTAAGGATATGCAGTTCACAAATTATTGCATGTTTATAACCTGATGAAAAACGAAAGATCTGTGATCCATAAATGATGTATGTTAGCTTGTTGAGTGGCTTACTTGCCTTAGGGTTTCTGGTTTGAGTCTCATGGGCTTTATTCACTGTTTGCGTGAGGTTTCTGCCCTGGTAAAGTTTCGAGCGCGCCTCTACAGCTTCTTACGATCTTAAACCGAAGGGTATTAGCGCTTGGACTAGTGATAGATAAGTCATGTATTCTGTGATGAGGTTCTGAACGGACATATTTAAATGCAATGGTCCTACTTGTCTTTGAAGTGACGGGGCCGGTATATTTTGGAGTTAGTGTGGTGTATTATCCAGCAAGCAAATATTGCTGGAAAAAAATCAGATGTTCTACCGGTCTAATGCATGTCTCTTTTCGGGTAAATTCTAGAACGCATTCTATGCGATATTTCTACTAAACATGCCTCAATTGCACATTGTTACCGTCTACAGTTTATATCGGCTCCCCCCATCGCTTCCCCACCGTATTTGTGCAGCCCTTCTCATTCCAAGAGTTATATGCAAGCAATGTCAAAGCTGTCAAAACGGCCCGCAAACATAGAATAACAACAAAAGATGTCACATGGAATGCTATTATTACTGGCCACTGGCAAAACGGGTTTCCCGAAGAATCAAGGATGTTTTAAAAAATGCTGGTTAAAATAGTTTCCTGGAAAATCAGGATAGCTGTCTGCAATCAGAATGAGAACATTTACAAAGTCCATGACTACCCTCCAGCTATGCTAGAAAGAAATACTGTCTCATCAATGCAATGATATCAGGTTTTGTGAAATATGGTCGCTTAAAGAAGCTAGCTGGCTCTTTGAAGAAATGCCAAGGGAATTGCTTGATCACATGCAATGCAAAATTGCTGTTTCTTGGACACTGTTGATTAGGGGATGCAGATTTGAGGAAGCTGGAAAATTGCTTGAAGAGATGCCAGAAACCAATAAAAATGTTGTATTGGTTCGGCTATGATTATGGGGTCCTGTACGAAGGGGGAGTTGGAACATGCTAGATTTCTGTTTAAACAAGTTCTGAATAAGATCTTGTGTCTTTTAATACAATGATAAGCGGTATGTGAATCTTTACTCTTGCACGGTTAGAACCATTTCTTTTAATAAGCGCAAAGGTTTTTAAACTGAGTTTATG from Mangifera indica cultivar Alphonso chromosome 16, CATAS_Mindica_2.1, whole genome shotgun sequence includes the following:
- the LOC123199697 gene encoding histone H3.3 isoform X1, which gives rise to MINLASFDLFQHCEYSCYNFFCFIAYQAARKSAPTTGGVKKPHRYRPGTVALREIRKYQKSTELLIRKLPFQRLVREIAQDFKTDLRFQSHAVLALQEAAEAYLVGLFEDTNLCAIHAKRVTIMPKDIQLARRIRGERA
- the LOC123199697 gene encoding histone H3.3 isoform X2, which translates into the protein MARTKQTARKSTGGKAPRKQLATKAARKSAPTTGGVKKPHRYRPGTVALREIRKYQKSTELLIRKLPFQRLVREIAQDFKTDLRFQSHAVLALQEAAEAYLVGLFEDTNLCAIHAKRVTIMPKDIQLARRIRGERA